The proteins below come from a single Papaver somniferum cultivar HN1 chromosome 11, ASM357369v1, whole genome shotgun sequence genomic window:
- the LOC113323859 gene encoding F-box/kelch-repeat protein At3g06240-like isoform X1 codes for MSISSIPGEIFILIISRLPVRSVLACKCVSKSWKNLISDPDFVQMHLNFHKQNSNCLIGVVGQQDNNFQIHSIGYASLASLLLPEMFIEDESDDNVVEEDDSSSTLSEDSALSRIDGNAAQTDYPFKDLGLTVDLFGSCNGIVCLWFHDDDREVLDDFFCLWNPATNEYKRICEAPGRYRYTDVKLYAFVYDPMVDDYKFMIGVPVFSEQERSEMGSLIHLYSLATDSWKSFPTPCDFDSAKKPGVLFNGDLHWDASHPNRSIVSLDIRNEEFKAIQPPSGPLELLLVGVLEERLCVLVEDENDAIDIWKMEVYGDPESWTKRYTISHKIITSRIGHHCSFLRFMWSFENGVILFKDSGDLCFYDPEHGSAAEYNLNYMSAENYSESLVSLNSGIHVGGRMANSSYTELQILENRNSVLEARNIQLVANNAELQKKLHESQVAYQHLEQHVNAQKEVVGSKKNEEEETAMTKRNGRKRKAQCQHNTRKASKAVAASPRESTIFEGESLILLQRAEQQQAKLVQLSTGGSLEPYEIKDGSKSHSTSKDSYQKMTVKSQHALLKERGLMVKGKKDELRGI; via the exons ATGTCAATCAGCAGCATTCCCGGTGAGATTTTCATTTTAATCATATCAAGGTTACCAGTAAGATCTGTATTAGCATGCAAATGTGTATCTAAGAGTTGGAAAAACCTAATTTCTGATCCCGATTTCGTGCAAATGCATCTTAATTTCCATAAACAAAACTCCAATTGTCTGATTGGTGTTGTTGGTCAACAAGACAACAATTTTCAAATTCACTCAATTGGTTATGCCTCATTAGCATCGCTATTACTGCCTGAAATGTTTATCGAAGATGAGAGTGATGATAATGTTGTTGAAGAGGATGATTCATCATCAACATTGAGTGAGGATTCAGCACTCAGTAGGATTGATGGTAATGCAGCTCAAACGGATTATCCATTTAAGGATTTAGGACTTACTGTGGATTTATTTGGTTCGTGTAATGGAATTGTCTGTCTATGGTTTCATGACGACGACCGGGAAGTTCTGGATGATTTCTTTTGTCTTTGGAACCCAGCAACGAATGAATACAAGAGAATATGTGAAGCACCAGGAAGATATAGATACACCGACGTCAAATTATATGCTTTTGTTTATGATCCCATGGTAGACGATTATAAGTTCATGATTGGTGTACCTGTATTCTCTGAacaagaaagaagtgaaatgggctCTTTAATCCATCTCTATTCGTTAGCAACAGATTCATGGAAGAGCTTTCCAACACCTTGTGATTTCGATTCGGCTAAAAAACCTGGGGTACTTTTTAATGGAGATCTTCATTGGGATGCCTCCCATCCCAATAGATCGATAGTCTCTTTGGATATTAGGAACGAGGAATTCAAAGCAATTCAACCACCATCAGGACCCTTAGAGCTTCTTCTCGTGGGGGTATTGGAAGAGCGCCTCTgtgtacttgttgaagatgaaaatgatgctATTGACATATGGAAAATGGAAGTTTATGGAGATCCGGAATCATGGACTAAACGTTATACCATTTCCCATAAGATAATAACTAGTAGAATTGGTCATCATTGCTCTTTTTTGAGGTTTATGTGGTCATTTGAAAATGGTGTTATTCTATTCAAGGACTCCGGTGACCTATGTTTTTATGACCCAGAGCATGGGAGTGCTGCTGAATATAATCTGAACTATATGTCGGCAGAGAATTATTCAGAAAGCTTAGTTTCATTAAACTCAGGTATCCATGTGGGCGGAAGAATGGCAAATAGTTCATACACGGAGCTTCAG ATTCTTGAGAATAGAAACTCAGTTCTTGAAGCACGTAATATCCAATTGGTTGCTAATAATGCTGAACTACAGAAAAAGCTTCACGAGTCTCAAGTAGCGTATCAACATCTAGAACAACATGTTAATGCTCAg AAAGAGGTAGTTGGGAGtaaaaaaaacgaagaagaagaaactgctaTGACCAAGAGAAACGGTCGAAAGAGGAAGGCGCAATGCCAACATAATACA AGGAAGGCCTCGAAAGCGGTTGCAGCAAGTCCACGAGAAAGCACAATTTTCGAAGGTGAGAGTCTCATCTTGCTGCAGAGAGCTGAGCAACAGCAAGCTAAACTTGTCCAATTATCAACTGGTGGTAGTCTGGAGCCTTACGAAATCAAAG ACGGGTCTAAGAGTCACTCTACTTCTAAGGACTCTTACCAAAAGATGACCGTAAAAAGCCAGCACGCTCTTCTAAAAGAAAGAGGTTTGATGGTGAAAGGAAAGAAG GATGAGCTCAGGGGCATTTGA
- the LOC113323859 gene encoding F-box/kelch-repeat protein At3g06240-like isoform X2 translates to MSISSIPGEIFILIISRLPVRSVLACKCVSKSWKNLISDPDFVQMHLNFHKQNSNCLIGVVGQQDNNFQIHSIGYASLASLLLPEMFIEDESDDNVVEEDDSSSTLSEDSALSRIDGNAAQTDYPFKDLGLTVDLFGSCNGIVCLWFHDDDREVLDDFFCLWNPATNEYKRICEAPGRYRYTDVKLYAFVYDPMVDDYKFMIGVPVFSEQERSEMGSLIHLYSLATDSWKSFPTPCDFDSAKKPGVLFNGDLHWDASHPNRSIVSLDIRNEEFKAIQPPSGPLELLLVGVLEERLCVLVEDENDAIDIWKMEVYGDPESWTKRYTISHKIITSRIGHHCSFLRFMWSFENGVILFKDSGDLCFYDPEHGSAAEYNLNYMSAENYSESLVSLNSGIHVGGRMANSSYTELQKKLHESQVAYQHLEQHVNAQKEVVGSKKNEEEETAMTKRNGRKRKAQCQHNTRKASKAVAASPRESTIFEGESLILLQRAEQQQAKLVQLSTGGSLEPYEIKDGSKSHSTSKDSYQKMTVKSQHALLKERGLMVKGKKDELRGI, encoded by the exons ATGTCAATCAGCAGCATTCCCGGTGAGATTTTCATTTTAATCATATCAAGGTTACCAGTAAGATCTGTATTAGCATGCAAATGTGTATCTAAGAGTTGGAAAAACCTAATTTCTGATCCCGATTTCGTGCAAATGCATCTTAATTTCCATAAACAAAACTCCAATTGTCTGATTGGTGTTGTTGGTCAACAAGACAACAATTTTCAAATTCACTCAATTGGTTATGCCTCATTAGCATCGCTATTACTGCCTGAAATGTTTATCGAAGATGAGAGTGATGATAATGTTGTTGAAGAGGATGATTCATCATCAACATTGAGTGAGGATTCAGCACTCAGTAGGATTGATGGTAATGCAGCTCAAACGGATTATCCATTTAAGGATTTAGGACTTACTGTGGATTTATTTGGTTCGTGTAATGGAATTGTCTGTCTATGGTTTCATGACGACGACCGGGAAGTTCTGGATGATTTCTTTTGTCTTTGGAACCCAGCAACGAATGAATACAAGAGAATATGTGAAGCACCAGGAAGATATAGATACACCGACGTCAAATTATATGCTTTTGTTTATGATCCCATGGTAGACGATTATAAGTTCATGATTGGTGTACCTGTATTCTCTGAacaagaaagaagtgaaatgggctCTTTAATCCATCTCTATTCGTTAGCAACAGATTCATGGAAGAGCTTTCCAACACCTTGTGATTTCGATTCGGCTAAAAAACCTGGGGTACTTTTTAATGGAGATCTTCATTGGGATGCCTCCCATCCCAATAGATCGATAGTCTCTTTGGATATTAGGAACGAGGAATTCAAAGCAATTCAACCACCATCAGGACCCTTAGAGCTTCTTCTCGTGGGGGTATTGGAAGAGCGCCTCTgtgtacttgttgaagatgaaaatgatgctATTGACATATGGAAAATGGAAGTTTATGGAGATCCGGAATCATGGACTAAACGTTATACCATTTCCCATAAGATAATAACTAGTAGAATTGGTCATCATTGCTCTTTTTTGAGGTTTATGTGGTCATTTGAAAATGGTGTTATTCTATTCAAGGACTCCGGTGACCTATGTTTTTATGACCCAGAGCATGGGAGTGCTGCTGAATATAATCTGAACTATATGTCGGCAGAGAATTATTCAGAAAGCTTAGTTTCATTAAACTCAGGTATCCATGTGGGCGGAAGAATGGCAAATAGTTCATACACGGAGCTTCAG AAAAAGCTTCACGAGTCTCAAGTAGCGTATCAACATCTAGAACAACATGTTAATGCTCAg AAAGAGGTAGTTGGGAGtaaaaaaaacgaagaagaagaaactgctaTGACCAAGAGAAACGGTCGAAAGAGGAAGGCGCAATGCCAACATAATACA AGGAAGGCCTCGAAAGCGGTTGCAGCAAGTCCACGAGAAAGCACAATTTTCGAAGGTGAGAGTCTCATCTTGCTGCAGAGAGCTGAGCAACAGCAAGCTAAACTTGTCCAATTATCAACTGGTGGTAGTCTGGAGCCTTACGAAATCAAAG ACGGGTCTAAGAGTCACTCTACTTCTAAGGACTCTTACCAAAAGATGACCGTAAAAAGCCAGCACGCTCTTCTAAAAGAAAGAGGTTTGATGGTGAAAGGAAAGAAG GATGAGCTCAGGGGCATTTGA
- the LOC113321971 gene encoding COP1-interactive protein 1-like produces MSKHGFSKSIKSFFGDHIHHEKTQEHESNRTDFEDKVKKLLKLTKEVDNEAESDKSSEIVHLVENVREQYESLHNRYSHLTGQLRSKADYKGKTDGSSSSSSSSDSESDHSSKKQTKKKSKGENGSKNLTESLKHEPEVTNKKLAAISDEIEALNLKMQESDKIIEDLKKIEAELNQKLEDRKKENEALITEKSTVVAKMEEREDAFSALTKKYSDLESEKSAAVHGLEAQIADLKLELDALSTREKDLQEQIGSKTREAIQLRQENASLQLLKTELQDQVLVVESKLSEKIEELSGVLSNLQQEIDTLRLQNGELEEQVKTKTSYANQLKEDISALDILKSNLEGRIICLEEDLRSKEGSLNDLLKQLEDVKIKTSEEGDALREDLTAKIKNLELEVGSLGIQKSELEEQLSIKVSQAEQSWGENSGLRLLKSSMEEQISNLNNLVEEMKVKEENLGDQLRKVEGDKNEALAETDTLVEGLKTQLSSLQLEVDSLSSQKNELEEQVKAMSYESEQSRAEKSEFLLLKSSMEEQIADLNNLLEEMKVKEENLIDQLRKVEGDKNGALAETDTLVEGLKIQLSRLQVEVDSLSSQKSELEEQGKTMSHESQQLREENSDLLLLKSSMEEQITSLNNLLEEMKVKEENLCDQLTKLEDGNNVAAAEISSLVEVVEGLKIQVSTLQLEVDSLSSQKSDLEEQVKIRTNESGQLSAENSELHAKQTTLQEEVSALNQELEEKEESSLGKVDALMDQVRNLQEELTTCKIALERAEENLNELQARLQISDKEKANISEVTESKTAMIEMLQKKQLDLLSNISKLQEEKGDFEVKLHLSNRRLVVAEKTLSEKEATYEKAEKDYLQERKSLEERVALLTNEISSARSDLKETKDCIQKAVNAFNELEVSVQSSMVDQASNENRISKFTEELQDAKIWATGMNKVKDTLQKKMTALSEELKEKKEKESSLRQKVEKLELLINEEHQEKESLSTKVEVLEKNQKEMKEMMSFRDEEKREAIRQLCLWCDYRNEQFDHLKEIASKMLQRHQRSP; encoded by the coding sequence CCAGCTCAGACTCGGAATCTGACCATTCTTCGAAGAAGCAAACCAAGAAAAAAAGCAAAGGAGAGAATGGGTCTAAAAATCTTACAGAAAGCCTGAAACATGAACCTGAAGTTACAAATAAGAAATTGGCTGCTATCAGTGATGAGATAGAAGCTTTAAATTTGAAAATGCAAGAATCAGATAAAATCATTGAAGATCTCAAAAAGATAGAAGCTGAACTGAACCAGAAATTGGAagacagaaagaaagaaaatgaagctTTGATCACGGAGAAGTCAACGGTTGTGGCCAAGATGGAAGAGAGGGAGGATGCATTTTCTGCACTTACAAAGAAATACTCAGACCTCGAAAGTGAAAAATCAGCTGCAGTTCACGGGTTAGAGGCGCAGATAGCTGACCTCAAACTGGAATTGGACGCCCTAAGTACCAGAGAAAAGGACCTTCAAGAACAAATTGGAAGTAAAACCAGGGAAGCTATACAGTTGAGACAGGAAAACGCCAGTTTGCAGTTACTCAAAACTGAATTGCAAGATCAAGTTTTGGTCGTGGAAAGCAAATTGAGCGAAAAGATAGAAGAGCTCTCTGGTGTTCTGAGCAACCTTCAACAGGAAATAGACACGTTGAGACTTCAGAATGGCGAATTGGAAGAACAGGTGAAGACCAAAACCTCCTATGCTAACCAGTTGAAAGAGGATATTTCTGCGTTGGACATTCTGAAATCCAACTTGGAAGGTCGAATTATTTGTTTAGAAGAAGATTTGAGATCGAAAGAAGGTAGTCTCAATGACCTCCTGAAACAACTCGAGGATGTTAAGATTAAAACATCAGAAGAAGGTGATGCCTTAAGGGAGGATTTAACAGCAAAAATTAAGAACTTGGAACTGGAGGTAGGCTCGTTGGGTATCCAGAAAAGCGAGCTAGAAGAGCAGTTAAGCATTAAAGTCAGCCAGGCAGAACAGTCGTGGGGAGAGAACTCTGGGCTGCGACTTTTGAAATCTAGCATGGAAGAACAGATCTCTAATCTGAATAATTTGGTAGAGGAAATGAAAGTGAAAGAAGAGAACCTTGGTGATCAGCTAAGAAAAGTTGAAGGTGACAAGAACGAAGCACTAGCAGAAACCGATACGCTAGTGGAAGGGTTAAAGACACAGTTAAGCAGCCTGCAACTTGAAGTAGATTCATTGAGCAGCCAGAAAAATGAGTTAGAGGAGCAGGTAAAAGCTATGTCTTATGAATCTGAACAGTCGAGAGCAGAAAAGTCTGAGTTTCTGCTACTAAAATCCAGCATGGAAGAACAGATTGCAGATTTGAATAATTTGTTAGAGGAAATGAAAGTGAAAGAAGAGAACCTTATTGATCAGCTAAGAAAAGTTGAGGGTGACAAGAACGGAGCACTAGCAGAAACCGATACACTAGTGGAAGGATTAAAGATACAGTTAAGTAGACTGCAAGTTGAAGTAGATTCCTTGAGCAGCCAGAAAAGCGAGTTAGAGGAGCAGGGAAAAACTATGTCCCATGAATCTCAACAGTTGAGAGAAGAAAACTCGGATCTGCTACTATTAAAATCCAGCATGGAAGAACAGATTACAAGTTTGAACAATTTGTTAGAGGAAATGAAAGTGAAAGAAGAAAACCTTTGTGATCAGTTGACAAAACTCGAGGATGGCAACAacgtagcagcagcagaaatcagTTCATTAGTGGAAGTAGTCGAAGGATTAAAGATACAAGTAAGCACCCTGCAGCTTGAAGTAGATTCCTTGAGCAGCCAGAAAAGCGATTTGGAAGAGCAGGTAAAGATTAGAACCAATGAATCTGGACAATTAAGCGCAGAAAACTCAGAGCTTCACGCTAAACAAACTACCCTGCAAGAAGAAGTTTCAGCATTGAACCAGGAGTTGGAAGAGAAAGAGGAAAGTTCCTTGGGGAAAGTCGATGCACTAATGGATCAAGTTAGGAATCTGCAAGAAGAGCTGACAACGTGTAAAATTGCGTTGGAAAGAGCAGAAGAGAATCTAAACGAGCTTCAAGCAAGGCTGCAAATATCGGATAAAGAGAAGGCAAATATATCTGAGGTAACGGAGTCAAAAACTGCGATGATTGAGATGCTGCAGAAAAAACAACTAGATTTACTTTCAAATATTTCAAAGTTACAGGAGGAGAAGGGTGACTTTGAAGTGAAGCTCCATCTATCAAACAGGAGGCTGGTTGTAGCAGAGAAAACACTGAGCGAGAAAGAAGCAACTTATGAGAAAGCAGAAAAGGATTATCTTCAAGAACGTAAATCACTTGAAGAACGAGTTGCTTTATTAACAAATGAGATTTCTTCTGCAAGGAGTGATCTAAAGGAGACCAAAGATTGTATCCAGAAAGCAGTTAATGCATTCAATGAACTGGAGGTGTCTGTACAGAGCTCTATGGTAGATCAAGCATCAAATGAGAATCGCATTTCAAAATTCACAGAAGAGCTTCAAGATGCGAAGATATGGGCAACAGGAAtgaacaaagtaaaagacacattgCAGAAAAAGATGACTGCTTTATCTGAAGAGCttaaagagaagaaagaaaaggaatCATCGTTAAGACAGAAGGTCGAGAAGTTAGAGCTACTGATAAATGAGGAACACCAAGAGAAGGAGAGCCTATCGACTAAAGTGGAAGTGTTGGAGAAGAATCAGAAAGAGATGAAAGAAATGATGAGTTTTAGAGATGAAGAGAAAAGAGAAGCCATTAGACAACTCTGTTTATGGTGTGATTATCGCAATGAACAGTTCGACCATCTTAAggaaattgcttccaaaatgcTCCAGAGGCACCAAAGAAGTCCTTAA